The segment tTAAAAGTTTTTACCTCTGGTGAACTCATTGACTCTTCGTGTTTCCATTCCACAACTGTTCCAGGATTAAAGTATTGAAAAGCTGCAAAAAACTTAGGAAGCTCACTAAATGATTTCTGAAAATCACCATATACCAATGTAAATGCGCGTTGACGCCCAAGCCACGCTTTTATATATGTTACTTgatgaccaaatttttcatgaaccttAGACATGACATCCACTACCAACAATTTTggatttttacttatttgatttaaaaatagaGATGCAATTAAATTGGTATCTAAGTTAGTGTGACCTGTTGTAAGTCCTTCAGTCTCACATCTATGATTATTAAAATACTTCCCTATCTTCCAAAGGCTACATCCAACCTTACGACCTCGAAGAAACCATGGacaacccaaagaatcataaaaTCTGCATCTCACAGTCCATACGCTCTTAGTTGATATTACAAtcttaaattctttatttttgcgCAAACTCCAAATTGTCACAGCCCGTTTTAACTTAGTTTTACTactaaaatacatatttttttctaaatctttTTTTGCATCCTCGACCCAAACAGAACAACATTTCATTTCGGATTCACGAGTAGAGATAAAAATATCTTCCTCAGTCTCCAATGTTGTAAAATAAGGTATATCATTATTTTGCatttcatcaaattgattttgaaaattcacCGCACTTTCATTTTGAGGTAAATCTCCAATATCTTCATCGGATTCACTTTCAATGACTTTACTCTCTCCATCATCTTCTGAAGGTTCATCCTCCTCCGAATTTTCATCACTTCTTTGAGCATGTGCATCATTACACAAATCAAAGGTAGCTTCATCTTctctgtaaaaaaaaattcatgaaatacaaaaaaatgaaaataattaattattcatgctattaaataaaattagctAAAAAGATTATTCTACCTGATTTCATATTGATTGTGTATACTCTCAATATGTCTTTGACTACCCGAGCCTTCATCAAATGATTGATGAATACCATGTGTTGCAGTGTATGTAAAATGAGGCTGACTGAATGTGGCAAATCCATAATTTTGAGCCAATAAATTCATATGATAACCATGTTGATCATTCATTCGAAACAGATTATCTTGATTTATTGGTCTAATCTTTATATACATCTCCAAAAGATTTATATCAATCTTGTTCAAAAATTTCTGAGGAATGGCAAAAAATTGTACCAAAGATTGGTCATtctcaattttgaactcaataAATCTTATAACGTTACCTTGAAATGAGCATGGATATTTTCCAGAAATATCCAATTGAATATTTTCTCCATCAGTCCCCATTTTCTCATgcaacaatttaattaattcaacgTAGTTGGTCGAAATAGACATGCTAACAATCATTCTAGCACATTCGTTATATCGAAATCCGTTTATTTCAGTGATTATTTCACCGCCCCAATACAAAGCAATCATCAC is part of the Solanum lycopersicum chromosome 1, SLM_r2.1 genome and harbors:
- the LOC138348008 gene encoding protein FAR1-RELATED SEQUENCE 6-like, with the protein product MANFEDNVMIALYWGGEIITEINGFRYNECARMIVSMSISTNYVELIKLLHEKMGTDGENIQLDISGKYPCSFQGNVIRFIEFKIENDQSLVQFFAIPQKFLNKIDINLLEMYIKIRPINQDNLFRMNDQHGYHMNLLAQNYGFATFSQPHFTYTATHGIHQSFDEGSGSQRHIESIHNQYEIREDEATFDLCNDAHAQRSDENSEEDEPSEDDGESKVIESESDEDIGDLPQNESAVNFQNQFDEMQNNDIPYFTTLETEEDIFISTRESEMKCCSVWVEDAKKDLEKNMYFSSKTKLKRAVTIWSLRKNKEFKIVISTKSVWTVRCRFYDSLGCPWFLRGRKVGCSLWKIGKYFNNHRCETEGLTTGHTNLDTNLIASLFLNQISKNPKLLVVDVMSKVHEKFGHQVTYIKAWLGRQRAFTLVYGDFQKSFSELPKFFAAFQYFNPGTVVEWKHEESMSSPEVKTFKFVFWAFKPCIDGFQTCRPVISVDGTHMYGKYEKKLLIAVGVDGNDNILPLAFGIVDKESKEAWKWFFRKLSAHVIKDREDICIISDKAKGILTSLSELWRLQEPRAFHRFCLRHLKSNFQSQFPNRDLSNLMWRAATTHQVRKFEALMWEIQEENREAYEYLMRIPLDKWTVSHDNGKRWGVLTTNLSESFNGLLKKVLDHHSQVIHTTPLRPAR